DNA sequence from the Vicia villosa cultivar HV-30 ecotype Madison, WI linkage group LG3, Vvil1.0, whole genome shotgun sequence genome:
GTTATACattcaaaataaataacaacagattATTCAGAATAAGCTATTTTTtacattaaatgttttttttacttatcaaaaaaaaatagttttcttgcttcttttgtgttcaatatttttctttttttaggaTGAATTTCTTATAATCTAATATatccaattaaaaacatttacttatttatttgttttttcctataatctaaatattattattgtttcttAGACAGTGTAAAGTGAAAAAGAATATTTCTAATGCTATAAAAGTTTTTTGTTTATtcattctattattttctatgcgTATATGGAAGTAAAGTAATGCTGGAAAGAAAAGTTTTGCGTATAACAAATATGATGTTTATTGACGCTTAGCCATCGGTGACTAAATATGATATAAGACTATGGGTATTACCCAAGACAAGACTGTAGAATGTagataacattttaaaaatatttaatttaaaatatgaaatttaCAAATGATTACACACTTCATCAGTTTTATCAATGAGCAATGCTATATGTCGCGAGAGTTATATCAACCGAATCTCACGAATGTGCTTATTTGTTATaccatatgatttttttttagtaCGTACTATGCAGCTTGTGTTTATGATTTATCCATGCTACAGCTATACTATATTGCAGTAGCCACTTAAATTAATCCAATATTTTAAACAGACCTAGGTGTTTCATCACGTGGCAAAAGTATAGAAAGTGTTTCATCACGTGGGAGAAGTATAGAAAATAAATCTTTTTCATAATATGAAATATACTACCTTTATTCATTAGTCAAAGAATGACATATGCATAAGAGTTATGTTGGTGCCATCGTATAAAGAGACATACAGTGACCAATCACATGGTTATACAATCACATGGTTATACGACGATTGTCATATAGCACAATTTATTCGTGATGAAATAACGAATTTGTTTTCGCTACATTTAGCATTTTCCTTTATCAATATACTATAAAAATCTAAGAACTAAAGGTAAAATAAGATCCTATTAAAATATTTGTGCTTGCCTCTATAAATAGTAAGATTTTTAACAAATCCATACCTTCTCAATCCAATTATTCATATTTGATAAATTTAAATAAGTAAATATCATAAGATCATTTCATTTTCTATATCATGCATAAATGGAATTACAATAAAGTGCCAGTTGGAAAATATTCAGGCAGTTCCTTCTAGAAACCAAACCAATTGATCTATATATTCAAATAGATAGCAACTGATTATTCAGAACAATCTACTTTAACTTTTTATCTTCTTTCAATTTTCCTCTTGGTAACAACAATGGGTAGAACAAAGGTGAAACTAGCTTTCATTGAGAATGATGCTGCAAGGAAATCAACATATAAGAAAAGGAAGAATGGTGTATTGAAGAAAGTTGATGAACTAAGCACACTTTGTGGAATTGAAGCTTGTGCCATAATTTTTGGTCCGTATGATCCTCAACCTGAGATTTGGCCAGCACAGGTGGGAGTCCAAAAGGTTCTCTCAAAATTCATGACAGTGCCTGAAATTGAGAAAAGCAAAAAAATGGTGATTCAAGagattttcttgaaacaaaggaTTATGAAGGTTAAGGAGAAATTAAACAAGCAAAGGAGAGAGAATTGGGAGAAGGAGATGACCATGCTCGTGTTTCAATGTCTCAATGCAGGGAAAATTGTGTACAACAATATCGCAGTGACTGATTTGAAAAATCTATCTTGGATGATGGACAAGAATTTGAAACATATCTGTAGAAGGTTGGAGGGAGAGGATAGTTGCAGTATTAATAGTCAAGACCAGCCTAAAATGGCAGCACTACCACCACCAACAACATCCCAGAATGAAACACTTGAAATGAATAATGCTGACACTATCACAATGAATGATCATGGGGAGGAAGCAATACTGTTTGGTAATGATGCTCAAAttcaaaatgagttttggagtaaTCTTTAACCTTAGAATGAATTTATCTGTGTTTTGCATGCATTGAGATGAATATGTCCCAAATTTTGATTGTAAGATGAgttgttttattgttgttttttctCTAGCACAAATCTTTATGGTGTAATTTTCacatttttatcttttatcatttCTCTAACACAGATCCTACTAGtttgatttaataaaaaatttactgTTTGTGGCTTGCAATACTTTTCCAGTAACCATTACTTCTGACTACTAACATAAGTTATTAATAGTTAACATTTATCATTATAATAATGATGATTTAAACCACCCACTAGCATACTGCCAGCTCATCGTCTTCTTCAAAAAACCTGCAAATACGCTTTACAGCGCTTGTTGCAGACAAGCTGTAAAAACTCCTATCTATTACACCTGACCACCACGAAAACACCTCATACGTACATAAAAATCCAAATTAAGGCCATGGCTAGCTTCGTCTTGGTCAGTCAATCTCAATGGTACCTGTTTCAAGCCTCAATTCACGCTTATTCACACAACCCTAAAATTTCGACCAAGAACCCTAATATGGCAATCGATAGCAAACGTGAACAGAAACCCAATTAAATGTCCATaatcaatcaacacatcatccTAAACAATAATACGCAAACAAAATTCACTATGGATGCATGAATCATCGTACCCGAACTCAAATTTTTCTtgacaaaccgtggcctaaatGGAGATAATTCTAGGGGTGTTGAGGTCGTGTGAGTATCCAAACAGCTTCAACAATCACCAATGAACGCGTAGCAATGCTCAGAA
Encoded proteins:
- the LOC131658525 gene encoding agamous-like MADS-box protein AGL80; the protein is MGRTKVKLAFIENDAARKSTYKKRKNGVLKKVDELSTLCGIEACAIIFGPYDPQPEIWPAQVGVQKVLSKFMTVPEIEKSKKMVIQEIFLKQRIMKVKEKLNKQRRENWEKEMTMLVFQCLNAGKIVYNNIAVTDLKNLSWMMDKNLKHICRRLEGEDSCSINSQDQPKMAALPPPTTSQNETLEMNNADTITMNDHGEEAILFGNDAQIQNEFWSNL